ACTGCTTTTCATAAATTTTAAATACCTTCTATATTTTGATATTTTGTATTATCTCTTCATAATTCCAACTATCATCAATGTAATCAAATTGTATAAAGCCACTAGTATTATTTAGATAATGACTTAAGTAAACTAAATTTGGTCTCTTAAAGTCAGGATCTGATTTGAATGTATCAAACTGAATTGAGTAAAGTATGGCTTGAAGATATTCTTTATAGTAAGTAATGTACTCTCTATTTTCATTTAAGATAAGATAAAATTCATCTAAAAAGCCAGGTTTAATCATTAAATTAGTAATTTCGTTTAAGTATTTAATTTCATTTAGTTTATGTATGCCTTCACTTTGTGAAAATCCTAATATAGAGTCCCACTTGTAAACAGGAAGTACTCTAACTTCAAATGTATGCGTCTTACTTTTAGTTAAAATATTCATTTTGTAACGTGTAATCACAAATCCTCCTTAATTATTAAATTTAATTGTCAACTGTGCATCCAACAGCTCTTATCTCAAAAGTAACTTTTTCAGCTTCAACAGAGTAACTTCTTGAAGGTTCTTCTGCAAAAAATGCAGAGTTAGATATGATTTTGATGTCTTCTAGGTCATTGAATACTAAATCTAACATTCTTTCATTTTTACTTTTGGATATGTTATAAAATTGGTCTTTTGAAAGCTTTGTTAGGAGTTTGTAATCATAAGTACCAATTGAAACCTCAATATTGAATATGAAAACAATGGTTCTAGGGTCTCTAAAGCTAACTATAGGCATTCCTCTATCTTCACTGCTAGCTACCGCTCTTGTTGTAGGTTCACTTGTAAGTTCTAACTTACCGCTTTGAATCTCATGGCCGCCAATAGAGAAAACTATGTTTCTTAAATCATAACATTGTGTCATTTCTTAAGTCTCCTTTAAGCTATTTAAGTAATTTTGTATATCTTGTGCTGTAATGTTTAGAAGAACTGCGTTCATAGAGTAGTTATAAGTAATCTCTACTGATAAGAAAAGCTTTAGCTCTCGTGTTGGTGATATTTGGGTTTTAAGATTAGAGTACGCAACAATTACACCCCTATCAATGAAACGTTTAAGCATACACTCAACAGCCGCACTGTAAGCATTGTCTCGCTTACCTGAGAGTTGCAATTCTGATAATTTACTATTTTGTCTGTTATTAAAATTCCATACTCTAATAAGCTGTGATGTAAGTTCATATTTGATATAATGATAAGTGAAAATTTCATCAATTGGAGCACCTTCAAGTGTGACTCCTTCTTTAAAAGCTTTAACACCATCAAGACCAGTCTCATTAAGCAGTGCATAAAAATTAATATTCGCGTTCCTAAGTTTAGAAATTGTATCATTATCAGTAATAGGCTCCAAGCTGCTAAATTTGAGTCCATAAGGATTAGCAGCTTGAAATATGCTAGCTTCATGTAAGTATTTAGATATAAATCTTAAGTGAAGATGTGCATCACCTTGTGAGTGGATAACAATAATTTTAGATTTAGAATTCGCACCATCTTTAAACAACTCTTTTACTTCAGATTCTTTTGTTGCAAATACAAAAAAGTGCTTATCGTCTTTAAAATGTGTATAATCATCTTTGTAAAGGGTAAGCCCATCACCACCACCACTGTTATTTACGTAGGTGTTTATAAGTACAATAAATGTATATCTATTGTCTTTAAGCTCTGATTTTATTGCTTTTGATTCAGTTCCTTCTTTATATATGAGTAGTTTAACTGATTTAAGTCCAGAATCACCTGCTGAGAAGAATGCTTGGATTGCTCCCTTTAAGTATTCCTTCTCTTTACCAAATTCATCATCTCCATTACTACCTTCCTTCTCAAGTACGTCAATTTGTCTCTCAAAGCTATTTATATTTAAGTTTAATATCTTAATCTTAGGCGTTGTGGTGTTAACTTTAATTTTGGAACATTTGTACACAAGTAAAGGTGTGTAGTAATTTACATAATTTATATCTAATTTAGAATGTACCAAATTCACACTAATTGTATCTTGCGGCATTTACTTCTCCTCCTTAATTAGTTGTTCGATTACTTGCACACTAGCTTTAAAAGCTTGATTGCAACAATATGCAGCATTGCTATAATTAGAATCAATTTTAACAAGTCCACTATTTTGCATATTTGTTGTAGGATAAATATAAAAATTAAGTTCAGTTAAGTACCGCTCATCTTCACTTTGCAGCGTTACCTTATGAGTATTCTCATAAATAAAATCACTAAGTAGACTATAGATTTGAAACATTGTGTAATAAGCATCTCTCTCTTTAGAGCTTATAACCTGACTTAAGATGAATATTTGAAAATTCAGGACAAACTCATTCACATTCTTATAAAATGCACCAGCTCTTGAGCCTAATGTTAAGTCATCCATATTTTCAAATTTAATTGCAATAATGTTTGCACACTCAAGAGTGTATTTAGACATGTATGGATGATTGTATGTATTGATTAAATCTAAATTTAGAGCTAATTTAGAAGTACGTTCTTTAAAATTTTTAAAATACGAGATTAAGCTTTTATGTATGTCTTTTGTACTTAATATCACTCATTTATCCTATAGCTAATAGAATTTATCATCTCTTCAGTATCAACTAGAGTAACTTCTGGATGATGCGAACCTTTATCTCTCTTAAAGTCAATTGTCTTGCTAGATAGTGCGGGTTTTACCTTTTTTGACATGACATAATTTGTGTAATAAGTAATAAATGCTTCTCCTATTGCTTGCATGCCTTTTTTTGGACTTTTAAGAAAACAGGTTCTTATATAAGGTGTATTTATATACTCTCTAAATTCATAAGACTCAGCTACAGAATAAAGATGTGACCTTATAGGCAATTTGCTACTACCCATCTGATGAAGACTTGCAATTTTAGCATTGCGTTTATCAAACCAACCAATCTCTACTTCCATTCTACTTCCTTCAAAATCATAGTAAGATAGCCAATACTAGAGTCGATACTT
The sequence above is a segment of the Borrelia puertoricensis genome. Coding sequences within it:
- a CDS encoding DUF1473 family protein codes for the protein MITRYKMNILTKSKTHTFEVRVLPVYKWDSILGFSQSEGIHKLNEIKYLNEITNLMIKPGFLDEFYLILNENREYITYYKEYLQAILYSIQFDTFKSDPDFKRPNLVYLSHYLNNTSGFIQFDYIDDSWNYEEIIQNIKI
- a CDS encoding DUF1463 family protein encodes the protein MTQCYDLRNIVFSIGGHEIQSGKLELTSEPTTRAVASSEDRGMPIVSFRDPRTIVFIFNIEVSIGTYDYKLLTKLSKDQFYNISKSKNERMLDLVFNDLEDIKIISNSAFFAEEPSRSYSVEAEKVTFEIRAVGCTVDN
- a CDS encoding DUF787 family protein; this encodes MPQDTISVNLVHSKLDINYVNYYTPLLVYKCSKIKVNTTTPKIKILNLNINSFERQIDVLEKEGSNGDDEFGKEKEYLKGAIQAFFSAGDSGLKSVKLLIYKEGTESKAIKSELKDNRYTFIVLINTYVNNSGGGDGLTLYKDDYTHFKDDKHFFVFATKESEVKELFKDGANSKSKIIVIHSQGDAHLHLRFISKYLHEASIFQAANPYGLKFSSLEPITDNDTISKLRNANINFYALLNETGLDGVKAFKEGVTLEGAPIDEIFTYHYIKYELTSQLIRVWNFNNRQNSKLSELQLSGKRDNAYSAAVECMLKRFIDRGVIVAYSNLKTQISPTRELKLFLSVEITYNYSMNAVLLNITAQDIQNYLNSLKET
- a CDS encoding DUF764 family protein, giving the protein MILSTKDIHKSLISYFKNFKERTSKLALNLDLINTYNHPYMSKYTLECANIIAIKFENMDDLTLGSRAGAFYKNVNEFVLNFQIFILSQVISSKERDAYYTMFQIYSLLSDFIYENTHKVTLQSEDERYLTELNFYIYPTTNMQNSGLVKIDSNYSNAAYCCNQAFKASVQVIEQLIKEEK